The Hahella sp. HNIBRBA332 genome window below encodes:
- the pdsR gene encoding proteobacterial dedicated sortase system response regulator: MTRRIALVEDEPLIRANYSEALKKHGYQVETYDSRPSAMERFRVQLPDLVIIDVGLGSDVEGGFELCREVRGLSSQVPIIFLTARDSEFDQISGLRLGADDYLTKDISIPYLLTRIVALFRRLDALQAANQKQDELITRGQLKLNIDRMQASWNDEPIMLTVTEFWIVHALARHPGHVKNRTQLMDAANAVLDDSTITSHIKRIRKKFQAVDPDFRAINTAYGMGYRWDSTQP, encoded by the coding sequence ATGACCCGCAGAATTGCCTTAGTTGAAGACGAGCCTCTGATCCGCGCCAATTACAGTGAAGCGTTGAAGAAACACGGCTATCAGGTGGAAACCTATGATTCCCGCCCTTCCGCCATGGAGCGCTTTCGCGTGCAACTGCCGGATCTGGTGATTATTGATGTGGGTCTGGGCTCCGATGTGGAAGGCGGATTTGAGCTGTGCCGCGAAGTGCGGGGGCTGTCTTCACAGGTCCCCATTATCTTTCTGACAGCCCGGGACAGCGAGTTCGATCAGATATCCGGTCTGCGTCTGGGCGCCGATGATTATCTGACCAAAGACATCAGCATCCCCTATCTACTCACCCGCATTGTCGCCCTGTTCCGCCGTCTCGACGCTTTGCAGGCCGCCAATCAGAAGCAGGACGAACTGATCACCCGCGGTCAGCTCAAACTCAACATTGACCGCATGCAGGCGTCCTGGAACGATGAGCCCATCATGCTGACAGTCACCGAGTTCTGGATTGTGCATGCGCTGGCGCGCCATCCCGGGCATGTCAAAAACCGCACCCAGTTAATGGACGCCGCCAACGCCGTGCTCGACGACAGCACCATCACCTCGCATATCAAACGCATCCGCAAAAAATTCCAGGCGGTAGACCCGGATTTCCGGGCGATTAACACCGCCTACGGCATGGGATACCGCTGGGACTCGACACAACCTTAG